Genomic DNA from Erythrobacter aureus:
AGTCGACATAGCGGTACTTCTGCTTGTGGCCGCCGGCCATGCCGCGCGAAGTGACGTGGCCCTTGTTGTTACGGCCACCGGTCTTGCGCTTGCCTTCGACGAGCGACTTGACCGGCTTGCCCTTGTAGAGGCCCGACTTGTCGACGAGGATCAGGCCGCGACGGCCCGGGCTCGTTGGTTTGTAGTTCTTGAGTGCCATTACTCTCTAGCCCCTCAGATACCGCTGGTGACGTCGATGGAATCGCCGTCCTTCAGGGTGACGATGGCCTTCTTCATGTCCACGCGCTTGTAGGGCTTGCCCTTCCAGCGCTTGGTCTTGCCCTTCGTCACGATGGTGTTCACGCCCGTCACATTGACGCCGAAGATCGCCTCGACCGCTTCCTTGATCTGCGGCTTGGTGGCATCGTTGGCGACCTTGAAGACGACGGCGTTGTGTTCCGACGCCAGCGTGGCCTTCTCGGTGATATGCGGTGCGAGCACGACGTCGTAGTGACGCGCTTCCACTTCCTGCTTCTTAGCCATTGAAACGGGCCTCCAGCTTTTCGACCGCGTCCTTGGTGAGAACCAGCGTGTCGTGCTTCAGGATGTCGTAGACGTTGGCAC
This window encodes:
- a CDS encoding 50S ribosomal protein L23, which codes for MAKKQEVEARHYDVVLAPHITEKATLASEHNAVVFKVANDATKPQIKEAVEAIFGVNVTGVNTIVTKGKTKRWKGKPYKRVDMKKAIVTLKDGDSIDVTSGI